A region of the Pricia mediterranea genome:
CCATATTATTGTGAGCTAGAACCAAAGCAACTACCTTAGTACTCTTTCCCGTAACGGAATGAGAGAAAGTAAACAAGAAAAATACGATAAGGCTTACTTGCGCATGGCCAAGGAATGGGGCAAGCTTTCTTATTGTGAACGTCGACAAGTAGGTGCCATTATCGTAAAGGATAGGATGATCATTTCCGATGGATACAATGGCACTCCCACCGGATTCGAAAATTTTTGTGAGGACGACTTGGGATATACCAAATGGTACGTTTTGCACGCTGAGGCCAATGCAATCAGCAAAGTAGCCGCCTCCACCCAGTCTTGCCAAAGCGCCACGCTTTACATCACATTATCGCCATGTCGGGAATGTAGCAAACTGATTCATCAATCCGGAATAAACCGAGTGGTATATCAAACAGCTTATAAGGATGGGTCAGGACTAACCTTTCTTAAGCGGGCAGGAGTCGAATTGGTGCACCTGCCGGAAATCGAGTCTTCCGCATTGCGGTAAGTCAAGGGATAATCGAAAGTCGTGATCAACTACGCCTAAAACCTATGAAACGAAAATATAGCTATTTGTGGCCTACGATTATTGCCGCTGCGATGGCATTGGGCATTTTTGTAGGAGGCAAATTACATTTCAACGACGCCCCAGAAAGGTTTTTTACCTCAAACTCAAAGAAAGATAAACTCAATCGTTTAATCGATTTTATCGACTATGAAT
Encoded here:
- a CDS encoding deoxycytidylate deaminase, whose amino-acid sequence is MRESKQEKYDKAYLRMAKEWGKLSYCERRQVGAIIVKDRMIISDGYNGTPTGFENFCEDDLGYTKWYVLHAEANAISKVAASTQSCQSATLYITLSPCRECSKLIHQSGINRVVYQTAYKDGSGLTFLKRAGVELVHLPEIESSALR